The following proteins come from a genomic window of Maribacter sp. HTCC2170:
- a CDS encoding helix-turn-helix domain-containing protein codes for MIYVNIIGLAILGIFSLFVVSKKDKILSDYILLLTIFLFSGILITSILISNNITLGSYISFLFFNSFIFPVLVIYGLSLLNSGQKFSSKWLWTASYAIAFIAFIILDTLFITKYDTPEMMSDLVRNVSPFYNVLYKGQYIFVVSILIWLIRKLNNFQSNIKNYYSSIETIHLKWFKNFAYIYLFVNVASLLLFILLDLRIVSDISIPLFVEHLILVLSLFYLCFHGIRQYNLASFNPSVVSDEKNRDAAKEKYGTSSLSIEEMNSLFEQIESLFTDDTIYLEPELKIETLANRLEVGNHKISQTINTVAKQSFYDYVNKYRVTYLKKLLKSEKHQKYTILAMGIESGFNSKSSLNRIFKQQVGMSPLSYQKTQIVI; via the coding sequence ATGATTTACGTTAATATTATCGGATTGGCCATTCTTGGTATTTTTTCACTTTTTGTAGTTTCTAAAAAAGATAAGATACTTAGCGATTATATATTGTTGTTAACTATTTTCTTGTTTTCGGGAATTCTAATTACTAGCATACTAATAAGCAATAATATAACACTTGGTAGCTATATTTCATTTCTATTTTTTAATTCTTTCATTTTTCCAGTACTGGTTATTTATGGGTTATCCTTATTAAATTCTGGTCAAAAATTCTCAAGTAAATGGTTGTGGACCGCATCATATGCTATAGCCTTTATTGCCTTTATCATTTTGGATACTCTGTTTATAACCAAGTATGATACTCCAGAAATGATGAGTGACCTTGTTCGGAATGTGTCACCATTTTACAATGTTTTATATAAAGGTCAGTACATATTTGTTGTTTCTATTCTTATTTGGTTGATAAGAAAGTTAAATAACTTCCAGTCGAACATTAAGAATTATTACTCTTCAATTGAAACCATACACCTAAAGTGGTTTAAAAACTTTGCCTATATCTACTTATTTGTCAATGTGGCCAGTCTACTACTTTTTATTTTGTTGGATTTACGCATAGTTTCAGATATTTCCATCCCATTATTTGTTGAGCATCTTATTTTGGTTTTATCGCTATTCTATCTATGTTTTCACGGAATAAGACAGTATAACCTTGCTAGTTTTAATCCAAGTGTTGTTTCAGATGAAAAGAATAGAGATGCTGCCAAAGAAAAGTATGGTACATCTTCGTTGTCAATTGAGGAGATGAATTCTTTGTTCGAACAAATAGAAAGTCTTTTTACAGATGATACTATTTATCTAGAACCAGAGCTAAAAATTGAAACTTTGGCCAATCGATTAGAGGTAGGCAATCATAAAATTTCACAAACCATAAATACCGTTGCAAAACAATCTTTTTACGATTATGTAAACAAATATAGAGTGACTTATCTGAAGAAACTTTTGAAAAGTGAAAAGCATCAAAAGTACACGATTCTAGCAATGGGTATAGAAAGTGGTTTCAATTCTAAATCTTCTCTTAATAGAATTTTTAAACAACAAGTAGGTATGTCCCCTTTGTCATATCAAAAGACCCAGATTGTTATTTAG
- a CDS encoding outer membrane beta-barrel protein, with protein sequence MKTIFIYELKRTAIAFAFFLSCSTSYGQAIKQESTTNHTHFNGFYIGLNLGYQNFFGGALIDDLDVLAQESKFALDFTPGFRKQFWKNKVVVGVEFLFGVTDGDLTTEDPRNQSLIIYENNIQTGLGVNAGIALGKQTNYLLYIYGQLARRNYDVTILNQNQTVDQQEDQQNFKRYGIGLEMPIWHHFSIKSMLGLTAVNFGDMITNIDVQNQIDFSVGLNYQF encoded by the coding sequence ATGAAAACAATCTTCATTTATGAATTAAAACGAACCGCAATAGCATTTGCATTTTTTCTTAGTTGCTCCACATCGTATGGGCAGGCAATAAAACAAGAAAGTACAACTAACCATACCCATTTTAACGGGTTCTACATCGGTCTTAACTTGGGATATCAAAATTTTTTCGGCGGGGCTTTAATCGATGACCTTGATGTCTTAGCTCAAGAATCAAAATTTGCATTGGATTTTACTCCGGGTTTCAGAAAACAATTTTGGAAAAACAAGGTGGTAGTAGGGGTCGAATTTTTATTTGGGGTGACCGATGGTGATTTAACAACCGAAGACCCAAGAAATCAAAGCCTAATCATATATGAGAATAACATCCAAACAGGCTTGGGAGTTAATGCCGGTATAGCCTTGGGTAAGCAAACAAACTACCTTCTGTATATCTATGGTCAATTGGCAAGAAGAAACTACGATGTCACCATCCTAAATCAGAATCAAACCGTTGACCAACAAGAGGATCAACAAAATTTCAAGCGGTACGGAATAGGGCTAGAGATGCCCATTTGGCATCATTTTTCAATTAAGTCAATGCTCGGGCTTACCGCCGTAAACTTTGGTGATATGATCACCAATATAGATGTCCAAAACCAAATTGATTTTTCAGTTGGATTAAACTATC
- a CDS encoding SOS response-associated peptidase, which yields MCYSIEQRKPLKQLEFRFKVKAVIPNGLSPDELQFYHGNGFAHPLVAVIPQENPKFVTPLMWGLVPHWESKQDYKEYYKNSIRYGSGLNAKNEKLFSSDMYIGSSMDRRCIVPLTGLHEPHHTNVIVSGSVFKVPFRFARRDDEFMNVAGIYDFTNDGMATFSILTKEATPLFSKIHNKKNRRPVILQDKDVDTWLNNDSPREKLQEIIDNDLRDDDLIAYPINRDLYKTKVDTNNPGIIEKVDYGEVEIDYDGKVLPEPPRDLFN from the coding sequence ATGTGTTATTCCATAGAACAGCGCAAACCGCTAAAGCAACTGGAGTTTCGTTTCAAGGTGAAGGCGGTAATTCCAAACGGACTATCTCCTGATGAACTACAATTCTATCATGGCAATGGCTTTGCCCACCCACTGGTTGCAGTAATACCTCAAGAAAATCCAAAATTTGTTACTCCATTAATGTGGGGCCTGGTTCCTCATTGGGAATCCAAACAGGACTATAAGGAATATTACAAGAATAGTATCCGTTATGGTTCTGGTCTAAATGCTAAAAACGAAAAGCTGTTCTCTTCTGATATGTACATTGGTAGTTCAATGGATAGAAGGTGCATCGTACCGTTAACTGGTCTTCATGAGCCGCACCATACCAATGTGATAGTCAGTGGGTCGGTATTTAAAGTACCCTTCAGATTTGCCCGTCGAGATGATGAATTTATGAACGTTGCGGGAATTTATGACTTTACCAATGATGGTATGGCAACCTTCTCAATACTTACAAAGGAAGCAACCCCTTTGTTCTCAAAAATTCATAACAAGAAGAACAGGCGACCTGTGATACTTCAGGATAAAGATGTTGATACTTGGTTAAACAATGACAGTCCCCGTGAGAAGTTGCAAGAAATCATCGACAACGATTTACGAGATGATGATTTAATTGCATATCCCATTAATAGGGATTTGTACAAAACTAAAGTGGACACGAACAATCCTGGCATTATCGAAAAGGTAGACTATGGCGAAGTCGAAATTGATTACGATGGTAAAGTTTTACCCGAACCGCCAAGAGATTTGTTCAATTAA